The genomic interval GTCCGTCGCTGCAGTCTCAGCTTTATGATCTTCATCAGCGTGCTCACCGCCAGCGTGCTCGTGATCGGCATGTTCACCACCATCGTGCGCTGCCGACGCGTGAGTTTCATCGTGACCGCCACTTTCCAGAATTGTCCCCAGGTAAACACCGCCAAAGAAACTGAGGCAAACGACCAACAATGGCTTTGCCACGGCGACGTGGAACTCATTCTTGCGGAAAAACGAAATCACCAACCAGATCAGCACACCAATGGTCGCCACTGCAAATGGAGCACAAATGTAGGCAAGGTAGTTAGGTGCGTCGGGAGATTCCGGTTGACCATAAGTGAACAATCCTGCTGGCAACAAACCAAGGTGCCACTTGTGAGAATATTCAATGGCCTTTACGCCCAAGAAAACCATCGCACAGGACAACGTCGTCGCCAGCAGCGCGGTCAGCTTCTTGTGCTCCTCCAGTTGCGCACATCGGACGGCCCAAGCCATCGTCAGTGAGCTGAACAGCAGCACGCCGGTGTTGATCGCACCGAGTTTGGTGTTCAAGAACTGGCTACAGCCCTCGAAAACGTCTGGGCGTAACGACCGAAAGATCGCGTATGCACAGAACATCCCGCTGAAGAACAGGATTTCGGTAACGAGGAAAAGCCACATGCCGAGCTTTCCACTATCGAACTGCTGTTCCGGCGTGTCAAAGTGGTGGGCCAGAAACGAAGGGTGATCATGATCGTGGCCATGGTCATCTCCGTGAGCATGGTCGGTAATCTGATCCGCTGGTGTGGTAGCCATGTGGTCGGAATTTAGAGGAAATTGTGGTGAGTCAAATCAACCGAGCTGAATCGTTTTCGCTCGGTTGAGGAATCTAGCTGGCGATCATCCCAAGGACCGCCCAATTAGTGGCCGTCCCGGGAAATCTTGTTCATTATCTACGATGTCGTCACGGTCGGCTTCTCAGTCGGCGTGACCTCTCGCTTGGGTTCGATCCTGACATAACGCTCGTTCTCAGCATCCCATTCGATGTTGCCGAACTCGTACGGGTCGCCGACCACTGGTGGACGCTCAAAGTTGTAAAACGGTGGTGGGCTGGTGCAATTCCACTCCAGCGTTGCTCCGCCCCAAGGGTTGGCGGGTGCACGCTTGCCTTTGTAGAGCGACACCAACAGCACGATCAATGCGACGAGCAATCCAAAGCCAAGCAGCATTGCACCATAGGTACTCATCTGATGCAGACCCGCAAACTCGGGATCGTACGTTGCATAACGTCGCGGCATCCCTCGTGATCCGAGGATGAACTGAGGCAAGAACGTCAAGTTGAAACCGAGGAAGATCAGGAGGGCGGAAACCTGACCACCCAATTCGTTGTACATCCGTCCGAACATCTTGGGCCACCAGTGGAACACGCCGCCCAAGAAGGCGACCAGTGTCCCGCCGACCATCACGTAGTGGAAGTGAGCGACGACGAAATACGTGTCGTGCAAGTGTTGGTCGGTCGCCAGGGTTCCCAAGTGCAGACCGGTCAGTCCCCCGATGGTGAACAGAAAGATGAAAGCAATAGCAAAGCACATCGGCGTGGTCAGGCTAATCGAACCCTTCCACATCGTCGCCAACCAGTTGAAAACCTTGATCGCCGACGGCACCGAGACGGTGAAGGTCAACGCGCTGAAGATGATCGTCGTCACCGGGCTCATTCCGGCGGTGAACATGTGGTGTCCCCAGACCAAGAATCCCAGCAACGCGATCGCGATGGACGAGTAGGCGATGAAGCGATATCCGAAGATTCGTTTGTGACTGTGCACGCTGATCAGATCGCTGATGATCCCGAATGCGGGCAAAATCATGATGTAAACAGCGGGGTGGCTGTAGAACCAGAAAAAGTGCTGGAACGTCACCGGGTCGCCGTTGTATTCCGGATCAAAGATCCCGATGTGCATCGTTCGCTCCGCAATCAACAGCAGGAGCGTGATACCCAGAACAGGCGTCGCCAACACTTGGATGATACTGGTCGCGTAGGTCGCCCACAAAAACAACGGCATGCGGAACCAGCTCATTCCCGGCGGACGCATGGTGTTGATGGTCACGATGAAGTTCAATCCGGTAAAGATCGAGCTGAACCCGAGGATGAACGCACCGGTGGTGGCCAAGATCACCGAACTGTCAGTGGTTGTGCTGTAGGGAGTGTAGAACGTCCAACCCGTGTCCAATCCACTGGCCAACAAAGCACTGATGAAGAACAACGCGCCGAAGACCCACAGGTAAAAACTGCTGAGGTTCAGTCGCGGAAATGCGACGTCTTTTGCTCCCAGCATCACCGGCACCAGGAAGTTCCCCAATGCGGCCGGAATACTCGGGATGATGAACAGGAACACCATGATCGCGCCGTGAAGCGTGAACACTTGGTTGTAGACATCATTGGTGGCTTCACGTCCGGTGATCCATTTAAAGATCCCCATCTGCAAGAACCAACCGTCCGGGTTCATCAGGTGAAAGCGAATGAACAAGGCCAACACGCCAGCGATCGCAAACGCAGCGGTCACACCGATCAGGTACATCACGCCGATGCGTTTATGGTCGAGCGTGAACATCCAACTGAGAACTCCCTTGGAGTTCGTCAGATAGTTCTCTCGTTCCGTCGGGAAGCCTGGGTCACTGACTTCGTGACCCTTTGGAATCGATCCTGCAGACATCGCTATTGCCTCGTTGATTGAACCCGACGTTTGGGCGTCGGACACATTCGAAATTCTTTTATGTGTGATCAGCCGACCGTCGTCCGCTGAATGTTTTGTTTATCTTCTTCGTTTGACCCGACACCGAAATCATCCGGCATCGGACTGTCCAAGTCACTCTGCTGTGTCTTCTTTGACGGCGTCTTCTTTGACGGTGTCCTTTTGGCCAGCAGCGGCAGCATCGGGGCTCTGAGCCTTGATGAATTCTACCAAGCTGGCGATATCGTCATCGCTCAACTGTCCTTTGTAGCTGGGCATGACCGGCTGATACCCGGCCGCAACCTTGGCTTTGGGGTACAAGATCGATTCGCGGAGGTAATTCTCGTCGACCGTTACCGCGTCTCCGGAAGCCAACGACCGCTGGGTGCCGAAGCTTCCCTGGTAACTCGGTCCGACTTGTTTGCTGCCGTCCAATGAGTGGCATCCCTTGCAGTTGCGTCGTGCGTACAGCTTTTCGCCGTACGAAACGAGCGACTCATCATCACCACGAGCACTGTATTTCTTGATCCAAGCATCGAGGTCTTCCTGCGTCTCGTGGACGACAACGACCGTTTGCATTTGCGAGTGGTCTTTGCCGCAGTACTCCGTGCAGTAAAGGTCATAGAACTTGTAGCCATCGGGGGTGAACTGCGCGTCGTCATAGTTCCAACCAGCACCCGCTTTCTTAAATTCTTCCGCCTTCTTTTCCACCTCAGCCGGGTCCACCTTTTCACTGGCGATGGTCGGGTTGAACCACATGTAGCTGTAACGCCCCGGCACGACATCTTTCTTCACTCGGAACGACGGGATGTACAAACTGTGGATGACGTCACTGCTACGCATCGTCAGCTTTGTCGGCTGGTTGACCAGCACATGCAACTCGGGGTGGTAGACACCCGACCCGTAGTCCATCGTCCAGCCCCATTTGAAGGCCTGAACGCCGATGTTGTACGCGCCCTCTGGGACGGTCCGCTGGTCAAGAAAGCCCTTGGCGCCGACGTAGAACATTGCAATCAGCAGGAAACAGGGACCAACCGACCAAACCAACTCGATGGCTGTGTTGTGGTCGATCTGGCTTTCCGCCTTTCCGCCCTTGGGCTTACGGTACTTCACCGAGAACCAAGCGAGCGCCGCTACAATTCCGACGAAGAAGAAAACGCAAGTCCAAGTGATGAACCAAAAGATTCCATCACTCTGCTCGGAAAATGTCGAAGCAGACTCGGGGAACCAGTCGAATTTGCTTTGGACCTGATCGCTGAAGAGCATCATTGATTTGGTCATGTTCTATAGGGCGTGAAAGTTGAGTTGGTTTGTGAATGGTCGCAAGCCAGTTGCTTGCGGTGTGTTTGATTCAATAGGTTCTATACAGGATCAGGTGTCGGCACTGTTTCGGTTTCGTCCGCGGCGGTTCGCTTGCGTCCGACCCAGTAGGGGACCAAGCAAATCAGCATGATGACCAGGAATCCTGCACCGCAGATTCGCATGATTTTCCATGCGGCCGGCGTGTAGGAATTCGACTGGGGATCGTAGCTGTAGCACCACAGGATGAACTGATCGACGGGCGAACCCACCGTCCCCTCTCCGGCTTCCACCAACGCGAGTTTGATCTGGTCGGCGGGGAAATCGATGTCCAACGAGTAGCGAGTGATGACTCCGGTGGGAGACACAAACGCCAGCATCGCCGGATGGTTGTATTGTTTGTTGACTCGGTCGTACTTGTATCGAAAACCGAGCGTGTCGGCGATTTGGGTGATGATCGGCTGTTTAGCCGTACAAAACACCCAGCCCGATTCGGCCTCAGGCTGGTTGTTCAGATCATCCAAGTAACGTGCTTTGGTTTCCGCGATTCGTTGTGTCGTCTCGGTCGGATCGATGCTCAAAGTCAGGATGCGGAAATCCGTCCCGAGTTTCAGATCCAATTTGCCAAGCGCTGACGTCAACTTGTTGAGCTGAATGCTGCACAGCATCGGACAGTTGCTGTAGTTGAGCGTAACGATCGTCGGCAGCTTTCCGTCAAACACGTAGCCGGTCTTGATCGCCCGCCCATTGGAGTCCGTGATCGGTAAGTCCAAGCGAATCGTTTTGCCCAAGTTCTGGTCCACCGTCACGCCTTGAGCCTCCGGCGGCAGCCCATTGTTCAACGCGATGTCGGCACCCATACGGGCTTGATCCTGAGCCATCAAGTTGCCTGAAACGCTCAGGGCGCAAACACAGCCGCAGATCGCTGCCATGGCAACGAATCGATGAAACCGCTGACTCATTCCGGTGGAATGACTCGCGCGGCGATCAGGCTGCGTCTGGTTGACTCTCATTCTCTTTCTTTGATTCATCCGCTGAATTTGCTGACTGACTCTCCTGAACCGCCAACTCCATGGCCTCTTCGATCGGAATCACTACGTTGCCTGTCTCGGCATCCACGCCGTAACCCGAGATCGACTCCATCTGCGTGGCGAGGATCGAGTTTTGTGTCTCGTAGCTGCTTTGTTCCGATTTGAGTTTTGCGGTCGATTCCACCATGTGGTAATACACGACTTGAACCGCTAAAGCGGTCACCGCCGTCACAACCACGGAGGCGATTCCGACCCCGAAGATTCGTTTGACGTCCAGATCGTCGTACTTTGCCATTTTCTATGCCTGATGTTTATCTATGTTCGTGAATCTTTGTCACTCGCTGCGGCTTGTTGCCGCAGCGTTTATTGCGTGACGTGAATCCTCTAAATGTTCTCAAATCCAATCGATTCTGCCAAACGCGGGTCACGGGCAGCGATCACGCGGGTGGAACTCGCTAATTTTAGGATCAGTCCGATGATCAGGCCGACCATCCCGACAACGCACATCAGGCTGCCGATGACTCCCACAGCTCCCCCGAATGTCGGCACGGTGTGGACCACTTCGCCGTCAATGAATAACGCACGTGCTTCCGGCATCACGATCCAGTAGATGTCGATGAAGTGTACGATCAGGATGTATGCGGCCCAAAAGGCGACCAAGTTTGGATTTCGTCGAACGTGACGGCTCATCGTTCCCAGGAACGGGATGATCCAATGGAACACGATCAGTGCGATGGACAGGTATCCGAACCCACCGTGCTGGCGGGAGTAGAACCATTCGGTTTCCTCTGGGATGTTGCCGTACCAAATCAGCAGGTATTGGCTGAACGAGATGTAAGTCCAGAAGAAAACAAATCCGAAGATGTACTTTCCAAGGTCGTGGTAGTGCTCCACGGTGACCTCGTCCTTGATCGCCCCGGATCGCTGCAGCACGTAGGCACCCAACGCGATGGCACAGTGAGCGGACAGGATGCCGCCGGCAAAGATGTAGACGCCGAACATGGTGGAGAACCACATCGGTGCGAGGCTCATCCCCCAATCAAAGGCTGCGAAGGAAAGCGACAATGCGAAAGCCATCGTCGCCGGTCCGCTCCAGTATTGCATGCGGTCGGTTGCGGCACGCTCGCCGGTCTCATCTTGGCCGACGCTGCCTTTCCAGAAGTAAAGTGCCAGACCAATCCAGATGGTGAAGTAAACGACGGCTCGCAAAGTAAACCAGCCGGCATTCAGGTAACTCGACTTTGCTTTCCAGACTGATTCTGCAACACCAGCGTCTTGCCCAAATGTTTCACTCGTCCAAGCGTACAAGCCGCCCCAGTAAACACCAACCAAGATCGGCACGAAAAGAAACGCCAGCGGGATGACCATGAACATCAGGAATTCCGCGATGCGGCGAACCACGACGCTCCAGCCTGCTCTTGCCAGGTGTTGGATCAAGACGAAGAACATGCCGCCCATCGCGATGGTCAAGCAGTACAGGAACGCCGTCAAGTAAGCCGAGTATCCAAACCGAGGCATCGTGTCATCGGTCTGTGCCATCATTGCGACTGCCATCCCAATCACGAGCAAAACGAGCCCGCCGATACAAAGGGGAATGGCGAGACCGGCCAAACGTTCTGGAAGTTTGAACGCAGGATCGTCTGCTGGTTTCACGGTTACTGCAGCGTGTTCACTCATGGTTATGGCCGCCGGATACTCCGGCTCAGTTGTGTTCGGTTACCGGGCAGTTGCTCGGAGGCGAACCAGTTGCAATGGGTGGTGAATATAGGAAAGGAAACAAATCGTTCGGGTCAAACTGCGGGCTAGTTGCCATCCGCAGATTCAGGGGCTTCGTCGTCACCGGATTCTGCCGGAGCATCTTCTTCGGCTGGCTTCTCGCCGTCGGCTGGCTCTTCGGTCGATTCAGGTTTTTCGTCAGCAGGCTTTTCTTCAGCCGCTTTCTTTTCAGCTTCGGCCTTTTCAGCGGCAGCTTTCTCCTCAGCAGCCTTCTTCTCTGCTGCAGCTTTTTCAGCGGCAGCTTTTTCCTCAGCAGCCTTTTCGGCGGCCATCTTTTCTTCGGCAGCCTTCTTTTCAGCAGCCGCTTTCTCGGCAGCCATCTTCTCAGCCTCGGCCTTCTCAGCGGCTGCTTTTTCTTCAGCGGCTTTCTTTTCCGCAGCTGCTTTCTCGGCAGCCATCTTCTCAGCAGCCGCTTTCTCAGCAGCAGCCTTTTCTTCGGCGGCTTTCTTCTCAGCAGCAGCCTTCTCTGCCGCCATCTTTTCAGCAGCGGCCTTTTCGTCAGCAGCTTTCTTCTCTGCGGCAGCCTTTTCAGCAGCCATCTTCTCAGCAGCAGCTTTCTCTTCTGCTGCCTTTGCCGCGAGTGCTTCCGGTGTCGACGCGGCTGCCTTCTCGGCTTCCGCTTTTTCTGCCGCAGCCTTCTCCGCAGCAGCTTTCAATGCAGCATCGACGGTTGCTTTCTTTTTCTCGATTTCGGCCTTCATATTTGGAGGCACCAAGTCCATCGATCCGTTCTGACTCTTCTGCAGAGCGCGGACGTAAGCGACGATCGCCCAACGGTCACGCAACTTGATTTGTGACGCGTAACCCGGCATTTTGCGGATGCCGTTGCTGATGGTGCTGAACAGCTTTCCATCGGGATACTTGTCGCTAAACAGCGTGTCCTGGTGCATCGACGCGGGTGGAACCCAAGTGTCGGCCATGATCTGTTGAGCACGGCGATTGACCAACCCATTTCCCTTTCCGTCGGCTCCGTGGCAGACGGCACAGTAAATGTTGAATTGCTGCTGCCCACGCTCCATCAGTTCCGCATCGACCGTGACGGGATTCTCGGTCAACCACGGTGTCGTTTCCATGACCGACGGAGCTTCCGCAGCCGGCGGCTGCTCGGCACCTTGCGTGTAAAACGCGACCAGACGTTCGGCACGCTCGGAATCGGACGCAAGCAATTTTTGCATGTCGATACCAAACTGCATATCGAGGTTCTCGTCAAACTGACCGCGAGCAACAGTGCCGGGCACATCGGGACGCATGGCACGGCTGTCTGCGAACAGTGACGTGGTCTGTTGGGCATCTCGCGAAGGCGAAAAGTCCATGTCATAGAAAATGTGGAACCGAGGCTGGCTGCTCGTCGTCACTCGCATTTTCAACACGATCAGCAACGGGATGACCGACGCGGCGACCGACAGTCCCCAAACCATGTAGATGAAACGCGGCACTTTCTTGGGCGAGTCATCCTCAACGACTTCGTTGATGTACTGACTGCCTGTCGCGTCAAACAGCTTCCTCACTCCAGCGGAGTTGTAACGCTCGTCTTTGGCGTCGATGTACAGAAAGAACCGGTCGTCGGTCGCACGATCGAATCGTGGATCGGTGAACACGGGATTGCTGAACTTGGGCAGTCCGTTGAGCGCCCACATCCCAAAGAATGTTCCAAAGGACGCGAGCAAAATCGTCAACTCGAACGCGACAGGCATGAATGCCGGCAGCGAAATGTAAGGTTTGCCCGAGATGATGTACGGGTAGTCGATCGAGTTCATCCAGATCTGCATCACCAAGGCGATGGCGGTCCCGGTCAAACCCGCGGCAAGTGCGATCCATGGCAAGATCGTCGGCTTGATCCCCAACGCTTTGTCGATTCCGTGAACGGGAAACGGCGTGAACGCGTCGGTCTTGGTGTATCCGGCTTCGCGGACACGGTTACAGGCGTCCAACAAAGAATCCACCGTGGTGAATTCGGCCATCATGCCGTGGACAGTCGTTTCGGTTTTTTTCTCAGACATCGTATTGTCAGTGTGGTTTGAAAATCAAACGACCCTTAGTGATCTCCGTGCTTGTGCGACATGTGAATTTGCTTGGCCAAGGTGGCTTTGGTCTCCGCCATGTTGATGACGGGCATCAAGCGACAGAACAGCAAAAACAGTGTGAAGAACAATCCGAATGATCCGATCAACATCGACCAGTCGACCCACGTCGGAGTGAAGTAGGCCCAGGCACTGGGCAAGTAATCTCGCGAAAGGCTGGTCACGACGATCACAAATCGTTCGAACCACATTCCGATGTTGACGAAGATACAAATCAAGACAATCAGCCATGGCGTTGTCCTGCATTTCTTGAACCAGAACAATTGGGGGCTGATCACGTTGCAGGTGACCATGGTCCAGTAAGCCCACCAGTACGGGCCAAACGCACGGTTGGTGAACGCGAACTGTTCTTCGCCGACTTGGCCGTACCACGCGATGAAGAACTCGGTCCCGTATGCCAAACCGACGATCGAACCCGTCGCCAGGATGATTTTGCACATGTTGTCCATGTGTCGAACCGTGATCAGTTTTTCCAGACCCAACATCGAGCGGGCGGGTACCATCAGCGTCAGCACCATGGCGAAACCGCTGAAGATCGCACCGGCGACGAAGTAAGGTGGGAAGATCGTCGTGTGCCACCCGGGAACCTGCGAAACCGCGAAGTCAAAGGACACGATCGTGTGCACCGAAAGCACCAGCGGGGCGGCGAATGCAGCCAACAACGCATACGCTTTTTCATAACGCATCCAGTGACGCGACGAACCGCTCCAGCCAAGGCACAGGATTCCGTAAGCCATGCGACGCCATTTGTTGGTCGATCGATCGCGGAACGTTGCCAAGTCCGGCACCATCCCCATGTACCAGAACAACAGCGAAACGGTTCCGTACGTGCTGACCGCGAAGACGTCCCACAGCAGTGGGCTGCGGAATTGGGGCCACATCCACAGGTTCAAACTGGGATAGGGCGCCAACCAGAATGCCAACCAAGCACGACCGACGTGGATACCCGGGAAAGTTCCCGCACAGGCGACCGCGAAGATCGTCATGGCCTCGGCCGCGCGGTTGATGCTGGTCCGCCATTCTTGTCGGAACAGATACAAAATCGCACTGATCAAGGTTCCGGCGTGACCGATACCGACCCAGAACACGAAGTTCACGATGGGCCAGCCCCAGAAGATGGGCGAACGGTTGCCCCAAACCCCGACACCGGTGTAGATCAAGTACGCGATACAGAGGCCGAGCCACTGCAGCAATGCGAACGAGATCAGGAAACCGATCACCCAACCCTTGCTGGGCGGACGCTCGGCAACCTGGCACACCGACTCGGTGATATCGTGGTACGTCGTTTCACCGAGAACAAGCGGGGCTCGTTCTCCTGGGCGTTCGACGGTGTTGTCCAATCCGTTTGGAATGGCTAGTGACATGATGGATTAGCGGTTAGCTGTGGGCGTTAAGCAAATTGCAATGACGTCGTGCGACCGACCGAACTGGCTTCGATAAAAAACCAAATTCGATCAAGTCCTTCTTTTCTCTACTCTTTGTTCTCGTTTGCCGGCTTCTCAGCGGCGGCACCCTCACCGGCTTCTGCCGTTGAGTGTCCTTCAGCGGGATGATCGTGGCCGTCTGCGGCCGAGTCGTGGCCGTCACCACGGTGTGCGTCCGCGCCATGGTCGTCATGGCCATGTTTGTGCGAATGCAGATCGTTGAAGTCCTCGATCTGCTTCATCGTCCACAAACGACGGTGCGGATTGCGGACGCGTGCCAAGTACTCGGTTCGTGGCTTGACGTTGAGTTGTTCCAGCATTCCATAAGCACGCTCGTTGGCTTGCTTTTTGGAAACCGCAGACTCCGCATCGGCAACATTACCGAAATCGATCGCGTTGGTCGGACAGGCAGACTGACAAGCCGTGATGACGTCGCCGTCGGCGATTCGCCGGCCTGCGACGCGAGCCGCGATCTTGCCCTTTTCGACTCGTTGGATGCAGTAGGTACACTTTTCCATCACACCGCGGCCACGCACGGTGACGTCGGGATTAAGTACCAACGACTGCAGCTTGCGGTTCGCTTTATCGATGTTCGATTCGTAAGCATCGATGCCGTAGCCGACGCCGACGTCTTCGTTGTAATTGAAGTAGTTGAATCGGCGGACTTTGAAGGGACAGTTATTGGCACAGTAACGCGTGCCGATACAGCGGTTGTAAGCCATCGCATTGATGCCTTCCTCCGTGTGAACCGTCGCAGCCACCGGGCATACTTGTTCACAAGGAGCGGTTTCGCAGTGCACACAAGCCATTGGCTGGTGAACCACATCCGCGTTGTCTTCGTCACCTTGGAAATAACGATCGATTCGCAGCCAGTGCATTTCACGGCTGTTCTTGACTTGCTCTTTGCCGACGATCGGAACGTTGTTCTCGCTTTGACAAGCGATCACGCAAGCGTTGCACCCGATGCACTTGGTCAAGTCGATCGCCATGCCCCACTGGGGAAGGAAGCTCAGTTCAGGATCACGCTCGATCGCGACGATCGGCTCGGTGTGCAGCGACTGGTGGTCACCGACCTTGGGAACGTGCGGGCCCTTGGCACTGGCGAAGTCCGGCAGCTTCTTCATCAGATCCGCGGTTCCTTCGCGAATCAGCGAGAAACTACGTCGCTCGGTTTCGTCACGACCACGCTCATCGATCGCCCAGTGATCCTGGGTGGTCGCAAACTCGTACTCGGAATAATTCGGACGGCCCTCGACTTTGTACGCGATGTGCATCGCGTCTTTGGTGCGGATCGGCGAAACATCGACACCCACGACATCGACATCGTACGCTGGGTATCCACCAACCATGCCGACTCGGGTACGTCCGTATCCGATTGCCGCAGTCACGACACCGGGCGCACAGCCTGGAATCAGGAACACCGGCAACTGAATCTTTGCCCCGTCGCGTCGCAACGTGACCGTTTGTTCGTGCGTGATCTGGAGTTTTTCAGCCGTCGCAGGGCTCATGACGGCGGCGTTGTCCCACACCAGCTTGGTCACCGAGTGAGGCATCTCTTGCAGCCACGCGTTGTTGGCGAATCGGCCATCATAGAGCGCCTCCGAGGGCGTGAAGATGACTTCGATGTCATCCTGGTTGATGTCTTTTCGTTCCAGCGCCACTGGAGCTTCCTTGGGCAACTCAGGTGCCTTGCCGGTCACCTTCATCTCGCTCGCGTCGGGCTTGATCTCATCCAAGAATCCGTCGTGCAACAATTTTCGCCACTCACGCTCGCTCAGCGATTCACCACGTATGACGTCAGCAGATCGACGAACGATCTTGGAGCCTTCCGTCACGTCGGCGTCCAGCATGCCGGCGATCAACTCGCAAGCCGTGCGTCCACCCATCAAGGGCAGGATCTGCGGTTGGCAAACGCCGTAGTGACCGTCGGGAGTGACCACGTCGCCCCACGACTCCAGCGGGTGAGCCAACGGCAGCGACCACGTGCACAACGCGGCGGTCTCGTCGTCGTAGTCACCCAAGTAAATTGAGTTCTCGATCGTCTTCAGGGCGTCACCAAAGGCGATGTCACTGGGGGCGGTCGCGACAGGATTGTTGCCCAAGATCAGCAACGTTTGCACTTTGCCGTCGGTCATCTTGCTCGTCAGTTCGTCCAGCGAAACCGTCGTCAAGTCGCCGTCGATTTCGGGGGCAAACTTCTGAATCGTTCCGAGTGAACCAAGTTTCTCGTTCATCGCGATGCCGGCCGCGACCATGTCCGCACCCAAGGCTTCGCCGACCACCACCACCGCCTCACCGTCACCGGCCTCGGCAATGTCATGGGACAAAACATCCAGGAATCGCTCCAGTCGCTCGGCAGCCGTGACCTTTGGATCATTGAACGCAAGTTCTTCCGCAGGATGGTCGTGTGAGCCGCCGCCCTTGAGCTGTTCCACTCGCAGCGCCAAGTCCGACAGGAAGGCCGGCATTTGGCTGGGGCGAAGCGCCAAACGCGAGTCCGCCATCGTCCCCGTCGCCGTGTAGCCGCCTTCGACGACATACATGCGACTCATCATGCCTTCGTCTGGATCGCGATTGGCCGCGTATCCTTTGGCGTTGGCCAGGAAA from Stieleria varia carries:
- a CDS encoding TAT-variant-translocated molybdopterin oxidoreductase, giving the protein MTLNDLADQKTESSATQDGPRYWRSFAELQDREDFQQYLDREFPVAASEFPAGVSRRRWIQLMGASLAMAGATGCRYPEETIAPFVIRPEGRVPGETYSRATNFELADRVYNVLINCVDGRPLKIEANPLHPAGGGTDVFSQASILTLFDPDRSRGDDGFVLRRGPERRMEVDWSEFDEVAPELITTAKENGDGAGFAVLMGPTRSPSIVRAVQDLVTELPGATVARYDSVGADVMRNATTTMFGKPARQTLDLAKAKVILTLEADILGTDPGFLANAKGYAANRDPDEGMMSRMYVVEGGYTATGTMADSRLALRPSQMPAFLSDLALRVEQLKGGGSHDHPAEELAFNDPKVTAAERLERFLDVLSHDIAEAGDGEAVVVVGEALGADMVAAGIAMNEKLGSLGTIQKFAPEIDGDLTTVSLDELTSKMTDGKVQTLLILGNNPVATAPSDIAFGDALKTIENSIYLGDYDDETAALCTWSLPLAHPLESWGDVVTPDGHYGVCQPQILPLMGGRTACELIAGMLDADVTEGSKIVRRSADVIRGESLSEREWRKLLHDGFLDEIKPDASEMKVTGKAPELPKEAPVALERKDINQDDIEVIFTPSEALYDGRFANNAWLQEMPHSVTKLVWDNAAVMSPATAEKLQITHEQTVTLRRDGAKIQLPVFLIPGCAPGVVTAAIGYGRTRVGMVGGYPAYDVDVVGVDVSPIRTKDAMHIAYKVEGRPNYSEYEFATTQDHWAIDERGRDETERRSFSLIREGTADLMKKLPDFASAKGPHVPKVGDHQSLHTEPIVAIERDPELSFLPQWGMAIDLTKCIGCNACVIACQSENNVPIVGKEQVKNSREMHWLRIDRYFQGDEDNADVVHQPMACVHCETAPCEQVCPVAATVHTEEGINAMAYNRCIGTRYCANNCPFKVRRFNYFNYNEDVGVGYGIDAYESNIDKANRKLQSLVLNPDVTVRGRGVMEKCTYCIQRVEKGKIAARVAGRRIADGDVITACQSACPTNAIDFGNVADAESAVSKKQANERAYGMLEQLNVKPRTEYLARVRNPHRRLWTMKQIEDFNDLHSHKHGHDDHGADAHRGDGHDSAADGHDHPAEGHSTAEAGEGAAAEKPANENKE